One genomic segment of Theobroma cacao cultivar B97-61/B2 chromosome 6, Criollo_cocoa_genome_V2, whole genome shotgun sequence includes these proteins:
- the LOC18596141 gene encoding uncharacterized acetyltransferase At3g50280: MASIRVISTSMVQAENHDEQQAQKMDLTPWDLQFLLAEYIQRGLLYQIPEVPDVYDQEEEIGNIVVFYMKMFLSSTLSYFAPLAGRLSTTEHDGNTVSFSIDCNNAGALFVHAVADGVTTSNIIQPAYIPAVVDSFFPLNGIKNYQGTSNPLLAVQVTELVDGFFISVSVNHSIVDGASFFHFFNSWLAIACDPTQLSKPPVFQRDFFKDIDFPIRLPRSYFHQTHDKFIPPPLRVRVFHFSRENVAKLKAKANSEVGTKDISSLQALLSHLWRAVIRNRKADPDEETNYCLMISGRPKLQQLPERYFGNVLQVGAITMKVKELLDLGLGNAARQMNKVVAAHNEEMFKNFLKTWMETPKLRTMGNMVSNSLVTSDSPRFNIYGGETGLGTPIAIRSGPANKFDGRVTVHCGVEEGSIDIEICLAPPTFGAMENDNEFMDAVTL; this comes from the coding sequence ATGGCCAGCATTCGTGTAATCTCAACGAGCATGGTTCAAGCTGAGAATCACGATGAGCAACAAGCTCAAAAGATGGATTTAACTCCATGGGATCTTCAGTTCCTTCTTGCGGAGTACATCCAAAGAGGACTTCTCTACCAGATCCCGGAAGTGCCCGACGTTTATGATCAAGAAGAGGAGATAGGGAACATTGTAGTTTTCTACATGAAAATGTTCCTTTCATCGACTCTAAGCTACTTCGCTCCTCTTGCTGGACGACTTTCCACTACGGAACATGATGGTAATACTGTTTCCTTTTCTATTGATTGCAATAACGCTGGGGCTTTATTTGTCCATGCAGTAGCTGACGGGGTAACCACTTCCAATATCATTCAACCTGCTTATATTCCTGCCGTCGTCGACtcttttttccctttgaatGGGATTAAGAACTACCAGGGCACTTCCAATCCTTTACTTGCAGTACAAGTTACTGAACTCGTAGATGGTTTCTTCATCAGTGTCTCTGTCAATCATTCCATCGTCGACGGTGCCTCATTCTTCCATTTTTTCAACTCTTGGTTAGCAATCGCTTGTGATCCTACTCAGTTATCCAAACCACCCGTTTTCCAACGTGATTTTTTTAAGGATATTGATTTCCCCATTCGCCTTCCTCGTTCGTACTTCCATCAAACTCATGATAAGTTCATTCCACCACCTTTGAGAGTTAGGGTTTTTCATTTCTCGAGGGAAAATGTTGCGAAACTCAAAGCAAAAGCTAACTCGGAGGTTGGCACCAAAGACATCTCATCTCTTCAAGCACTCTTGTCTCACCTTTGGCGAGCTGTTATTCGAAACAGGAAAGCTGACCCCGATGAAGAGACTAATTACTGCTTAATGATTAGCGGTAGACCGAAACTGCAGCAGCTGCCAGAACGATATTTTGGAAATGTGTTACAGGTTGGGGCCATAACTATGAAAGTGAAGGAGCTGCTAGACCTTGGACTTGGTAACGCAGCACGGCAAATGAACAAGGTAGTTGCTGCTCATAACGAGGAAATGTTTAAGAATTTCTTGAAAACATGGATGGAAACCCCAAAGCTAAGGACGATGGGCAACATGGTAAGTAACTCTTTGGTAACCAGTGATTCACCTCGGTTCAATATTTATGGTGGTGAAACAGGGTTGGGAACCCCGATTGCAATAAGGAGCGGGCCAGCGAACAAGTTCGATGGGAGAGTAACGGTGCACTGTGGGGTGGAAGAAGGGAGCATTGACATCGAAATATGCCTTGCACCTCCGACATTTGGGGCCATGGAGAATGATAACGAGTTCATGGATGCTGTCACCCTCTGA
- the LOC108662622 gene encoding protein indeterminate-domain 11 isoform X1 has protein sequence MMKGLLFHDQQQQVLEENMSNLTSASGEASVSSGNRAEAATNYPQQYFSTPPPETQPAKKKRNLPGNPDPDAEVIALSPKTLMATNRFVCEICNKGFQRDQNLQLHRRGHNLPWKLKQRTSKEVRKKVYVCPEPSCVHHDPSRALGDLTGIKKHFCRKHGEKKWKCDKCSKRYAVQSDWKAHSKTCGTREYRCDCGTLFSRRDSFITHRAFCDALAEESARAITGANPLLSSHQPGASASHINLQVPQFNAQDIQAFSLKKEQQSFSLRPEIPPWLASQPMLGAGPGPPPQPIDLSSSSSSFFSARLDHHHQEFTQTTHHQDLTHHENPNPNPTSLGPTLPAYHPTTVPSPHMSATALLQKAAQMGATMSSKTGSSSAPATAAAASLIRPHQQAHVSADSAGSNNNTTTAVFGLNLSSREELAVGSGFIHGVASFENHKPAAAANAGDHAGSGAPPPSLLQDMMNSLSSGTGFDGTSFDDAFGGILNAKTKDGRFINETFSSTTTTPTTTTNAAAAARNDHETGGIQGEGLTRDFLGLRAFSHSDILNLAGLSNCMNTSHEQRNQSQKPWQG, from the exons ATGATGAAAGGTTTGTTATTCCACGATCAACAGCAACAAGTTCTGGAAGAGAATATGTCAAATTTGACTTCTGCATCTGGTGAAGCAAGTGTTTCTTCAGGCAATAGAGCCGAAGCTGCCACCAACTATCCTCAACAATACTTTAGTACTCCACCACCTGAAACTCAGCCAgctaagaaaaagagaaacctGCCAGGCAACCCAG ACCCAGATGCAGAAGTGATAGCTTTGTCTCCTAAAACACTCATGGCAACAAATAGATTTGTGTGTGAGATCTGCAACAAAGGGTTTCAAAGAGACCAGAACCTCCAGCTCCACAGAAGAGGGCATAACTTGCCGTGGAAGTTAAAGCAAAGAACAAGTAAAGAGGTGAGGAAGAAGGTGTATGTCTGTCCAGAACCCAGCTGTGTGCATCATGACCCATCAAGGGCCCTTGGGGACTTGACAGGAATCAAGAAGCATTTTTGCAGAAAGCATGGTGAGAAGAAATGGAAATGTGATAAGTGTTCAAAAAGGTACGCAGTTCAATCGGATTGGAAGGCTCACTCCAAGACTTGTGGCACTAGAGAATACAGATGTGACTGTGGAACCCTCTTCTCAAG GAGAGATAGCTTCATCACTCACAGAGCCTTCTGTGATGCTTTAGCAGAGGAGAGCGCAAGAGCAATCACGGGAGCTAACCCACTTCTCTCCTCGCATCAACCAGGAGCATCAGCATCTCACATTAATTTACAAGTTCCCCAATTCAATGCCCAAGACATACAAGCATTTTCACTTAAGAAAGAGCAACAAAGTTTCAGTCTAAGGCCAGAGATTCCTCCATGGCTCGCTAGCCAACCAATGCTAGGGGCTGGTCCGGGCCCACCACCACAGCCTATAGATCtttcctcatcatcatcatcattcttctcCGCAAGATtagatcatcatcatcaagaaTTCACACAAACAACACACCATCAGGACTTAACACATCATGAAAACCCCAACCCTAACCCTACTAGTCTTGGCCCCACTCTTCCTGCCTACCATCCAACAACAGTACCATCCCCACACATGTCAGCAACTGCATTACTTCAGAAAGCAGCCCAGATGGGTGCAACCATGAGCAGCAAAACTGGCTCATCATCAGCACCAGCTACTGCTGCAGCTGCTTCCTTGATCAGACCCCACCAACAAGCTCACGTGTCTGCTGATTCTGCTGGCAGTAACAATAACACAACAACAGCTGTTTTTGGCCTCAACTTGTCTTCACGTGAAGAACTGGCTGTAGGTAGTGGGTTTATCCACGGCGTGGCTTCTTTCGAGAACCATAAACCTGCTGCTGCTGCCAATGCAGGTGATCATGCTGGCTCAGGTGCTCCCCCTCCTTCTCTCCTTCAAGACATGATGAATTCTTTGTCTTCTGGCACTGGATTTGACGGCACTTCATTTGATGATGCATTTGGTGGAATTTTGAACGCAAAGACGAAGGATGGGAGGTTCATAAATGAAACATTCTCATCAACAACAACTACACCAACAACAACGACAAATGCTGCTGCCGCCGCTAGGAATGATCACGAAACTGGCGGTATTCAAGGTGAAGGCTTGACGAGAGATTTCTTGGGTCTTAGAGCTTTCTCTCATAGCGATATTCTCAATCTTGCTGGTCTTAGTAACTGCATGAACACTTCGCATGAACAACGCAATCAGTCGCAAAAACCATGGCAAGGTTAG
- the LOC18596142 gene encoding putative hydrolase C777.06c isoform X2, with translation MGTGTSEGIPRVSCLTDPVKKCPVCTKAAELGNKNRRLNTSILIRYSKPSGSCNILIDAGKFFYHSALRWFPAFGIRTIDAVIITHSHADAIGGLDDLRDWTNNVQPHIPIYVANRDFEVMKKTHYYLVDTSVIVPGAAVSELQFNIIHEEPFIVHDLQVTPLPVWHGRGYRSLGFRFGNICYISDVSEIPEETYPLLENCEILILDALRPDRSSSTHFGLPRALEEVRKIKPKRTLFTGMMHLMDHEIVNDYLIKLMESEGLDVQLSYDGLRVPITL, from the exons ATGGGGACAGGAACTAGTGAAGGCATTCCTCGTGTCAGCTGCCTAACTGATCCTGTAAAGAAGTGCCCG GTTTGCACCAAAGCTGCAGAGCTGGGTAACAAAAACAGGAGACTTAATACAAGCATTCTTATTCGTTACTCTAAGCCTTCTGGAAGTTGCAACATTCTAATAGATGCTGGCAA GTTCTTCTACCACAGTGCTCTTCGATGGTTTCCGGCATTTGG GATAAGAACAATTGATGCGGTTATAATTACTCATTCTCATGCTGATGCAATTGGAG GTCTTGATGATCTACGTGATTGGACAAACAATGTGCAGCCACACATCCCAATTTATGTTGCAAATCGTGATTTTGAG GTGATGAAGAAGACTCATTATTATTTGGTAGACACAAGTGTGATTGTACCTGGTGCTGCTGTCTCAGAGCTGCAATTTAATATCATACATGAAGAACCTTTCATTGTGCATGATTTACAG GTTACCCCTTTACCAGTGTGGCATGGTCGTGGTTATCGTTCTCTTGGTTTTCGATTTGGTAATATTTGTTACATTAG TGATGTCAGTGAGATACCTGAAGAAACTTATCCTCTTCTGGAGAATTGTGAAATCCTCATTCTG GATGCTTTGAGGCCTGATCGTTCTTCTTCAACGCATTTTGGACTTCCAAGG GCTTTAGAGGAAGTGCGGAAGATAAAGCCTAAGAGAACACTCTTTACTG GCATGATGCATCTGATGGATCATGAAATAGTGAACGACTACCTCATAAAATTGATGGAATCCGAGGGTCTTGATGTACAATTGAGCTATGATGGATTGCGTGTACCGATAACACTCTAG
- the LOC18596142 gene encoding putative hydrolase C777.06c isoform X1: protein MVALSMVPFLGTVRYTPSLTSLTPYKRKISIQNTPISFPRNGFFPIRRFLQACLQSSFASEDAGAKLPAEQSEIIFMGTGTSEGIPRVSCLTDPVKKCPVCTKAAELGNKNRRLNTSILIRYSKPSGSCNILIDAGKFFYHSALRWFPAFGIRTIDAVIITHSHADAIGGLDDLRDWTNNVQPHIPIYVANRDFEVMKKTHYYLVDTSVIVPGAAVSELQFNIIHEEPFIVHDLQVTPLPVWHGRGYRSLGFRFGNICYISDVSEIPEETYPLLENCEILILDALRPDRSSSTHFGLPRALEEVRKIKPKRTLFTGMMHLMDHEIVNDYLIKLMESEGLDVQLSYDGLRVPITL from the exons ATGGTAGCTTTATCAATGGTCCCTTTTCTGGGCACAGTTCGATACACCCCTTCTTTAACGAGTTTGACACCTTACAAGCGCAAAATATCAATACAAAACACTCCAATTTCATTTCCAAGAAATGGGTTCTTCCCAATCAGGAGGTTTCTTCAAGCTTGCCTTCAATCTA GTTTTGCTAGTGAGGATGCTGGAGCAAAGTTACCCGCAGAACAATCGGAGATCATTTTTATGGGGACAGGAACTAGTGAAGGCATTCCTCGTGTCAGCTGCCTAACTGATCCTGTAAAGAAGTGCCCG GTTTGCACCAAAGCTGCAGAGCTGGGTAACAAAAACAGGAGACTTAATACAAGCATTCTTATTCGTTACTCTAAGCCTTCTGGAAGTTGCAACATTCTAATAGATGCTGGCAA GTTCTTCTACCACAGTGCTCTTCGATGGTTTCCGGCATTTGG GATAAGAACAATTGATGCGGTTATAATTACTCATTCTCATGCTGATGCAATTGGAG GTCTTGATGATCTACGTGATTGGACAAACAATGTGCAGCCACACATCCCAATTTATGTTGCAAATCGTGATTTTGAG GTGATGAAGAAGACTCATTATTATTTGGTAGACACAAGTGTGATTGTACCTGGTGCTGCTGTCTCAGAGCTGCAATTTAATATCATACATGAAGAACCTTTCATTGTGCATGATTTACAG GTTACCCCTTTACCAGTGTGGCATGGTCGTGGTTATCGTTCTCTTGGTTTTCGATTTGGTAATATTTGTTACATTAG TGATGTCAGTGAGATACCTGAAGAAACTTATCCTCTTCTGGAGAATTGTGAAATCCTCATTCTG GATGCTTTGAGGCCTGATCGTTCTTCTTCAACGCATTTTGGACTTCCAAGG GCTTTAGAGGAAGTGCGGAAGATAAAGCCTAAGAGAACACTCTTTACTG GCATGATGCATCTGATGGATCATGAAATAGTGAACGACTACCTCATAAAATTGATGGAATCCGAGGGTCTTGATGTACAATTGAGCTATGATGGATTGCGTGTACCGATAACACTCTAG
- the LOC108662622 gene encoding protein indeterminate-domain 11 isoform X2, translating into MMKGLLFHDQQQQVLEENMSNLTSASGEASVSSGNRAEAATNYPQQYFSTPPPETQPAKKKRNLPGNPDPDAEVIALSPKTLMATNRFVCEICNKGFQRDQNLQLHRRGHNLPWKLKQRTSKEVRKKVYVCPEPSCVHHDPSRALGDLTGIKKHFCRKHGEKKWKCDKCSKRYAVQSDWKAHSKTCGTREYRCDCGTLFSRRDSFITHRAFCDALAEESARAITGANPLLSSHQPGASASHINLQVPQFNAQDIQAFSLKKEQQSFSLRPEIPPWLASQPMLGAGPGPPPQPIDLSSSSSSFFSARLDHHHQEFTQTTHHQDLTHHENPNPNPTSLGPTLPAYHPTTVPSPHMSATALLQKAAQMGATMSSKTGSSSAPATAAAASLIRPHQQAHVSADSAGSNNNTTTAVFGLNLSSREELAVGSGFIHGVASFENHKPAAAANAGDHAGSDEGWEVHK; encoded by the exons ATGATGAAAGGTTTGTTATTCCACGATCAACAGCAACAAGTTCTGGAAGAGAATATGTCAAATTTGACTTCTGCATCTGGTGAAGCAAGTGTTTCTTCAGGCAATAGAGCCGAAGCTGCCACCAACTATCCTCAACAATACTTTAGTACTCCACCACCTGAAACTCAGCCAgctaagaaaaagagaaacctGCCAGGCAACCCAG ACCCAGATGCAGAAGTGATAGCTTTGTCTCCTAAAACACTCATGGCAACAAATAGATTTGTGTGTGAGATCTGCAACAAAGGGTTTCAAAGAGACCAGAACCTCCAGCTCCACAGAAGAGGGCATAACTTGCCGTGGAAGTTAAAGCAAAGAACAAGTAAAGAGGTGAGGAAGAAGGTGTATGTCTGTCCAGAACCCAGCTGTGTGCATCATGACCCATCAAGGGCCCTTGGGGACTTGACAGGAATCAAGAAGCATTTTTGCAGAAAGCATGGTGAGAAGAAATGGAAATGTGATAAGTGTTCAAAAAGGTACGCAGTTCAATCGGATTGGAAGGCTCACTCCAAGACTTGTGGCACTAGAGAATACAGATGTGACTGTGGAACCCTCTTCTCAAG GAGAGATAGCTTCATCACTCACAGAGCCTTCTGTGATGCTTTAGCAGAGGAGAGCGCAAGAGCAATCACGGGAGCTAACCCACTTCTCTCCTCGCATCAACCAGGAGCATCAGCATCTCACATTAATTTACAAGTTCCCCAATTCAATGCCCAAGACATACAAGCATTTTCACTTAAGAAAGAGCAACAAAGTTTCAGTCTAAGGCCAGAGATTCCTCCATGGCTCGCTAGCCAACCAATGCTAGGGGCTGGTCCGGGCCCACCACCACAGCCTATAGATCtttcctcatcatcatcatcattcttctcCGCAAGATtagatcatcatcatcaagaaTTCACACAAACAACACACCATCAGGACTTAACACATCATGAAAACCCCAACCCTAACCCTACTAGTCTTGGCCCCACTCTTCCTGCCTACCATCCAACAACAGTACCATCCCCACACATGTCAGCAACTGCATTACTTCAGAAAGCAGCCCAGATGGGTGCAACCATGAGCAGCAAAACTGGCTCATCATCAGCACCAGCTACTGCTGCAGCTGCTTCCTTGATCAGACCCCACCAACAAGCTCACGTGTCTGCTGATTCTGCTGGCAGTAACAATAACACAACAACAGCTGTTTTTGGCCTCAACTTGTCTTCACGTGAAGAACTGGCTGTAGGTAGTGGGTTTATCCACGGCGTGGCTTCTTTCGAGAACCATAAACCTGCTGCTGCTGCCAATGCAGGTGATCATGCTGGCTCAG ACGAAGGATGGGAGGTTCATAAATGA